In a genomic window of Streptomyces sp. NBC_01231:
- a CDS encoding sigma-70 family RNA polymerase sigma factor codes for MTAGTTLMNGTTAEHELAALQREHGRPLFALLLRLCDGDRQRAEDLVQETLVRAWQHPEALRADDFESVRPWLLTVGRRLAIDARRARQARPPEVGDAVLENARVCADHAERAAATLDVREAVKTLTPEHREVLVLVYFQGASVAETAEVLGIPPGTVKSRAYYALRALRRVLPGYAADLR; via the coding sequence ATGACGGCCGGAACCACACTCATGAACGGGACGACCGCCGAGCACGAGCTCGCCGCACTGCAGCGGGAGCACGGCCGGCCCCTCTTCGCGCTGTTGCTCCGGCTCTGTGACGGCGACCGACAGCGCGCCGAGGACCTCGTCCAGGAAACCCTCGTACGCGCCTGGCAGCATCCCGAGGCGCTGCGCGCCGACGATTTCGAGTCCGTACGGCCCTGGCTGCTCACGGTGGGCAGGCGGCTCGCGATCGACGCACGGCGGGCCCGGCAGGCGCGGCCGCCCGAGGTCGGCGACGCCGTCCTGGAGAACGCGCGGGTGTGTGCCGACCACGCCGAGCGGGCGGCAGCAACTCTCGATGTCCGCGAGGCTGTGAAGACACTCACTCCGGAGCATCGTGAAGTCCTGGTGCTGGTGTATTTCCAGGGGGCGAGTGTGGCGGAAACAGCCGAAGTCCTCGGAATTCCACCCGGTACGGTGAAGTCCCGCGCGTACTACGCGCTGCGCGCCCTGCGCCGGGTGCTTCCGGGATACGCGGCCGACCTGCGGTGA
- a CDS encoding zf-HC2 domain-containing protein, protein MRSLERHRDVGAYALGVLDEADAFRFEDHLMECPRCAAHVTEFGPITRQMMLYRRATPRVVHPMAQPGPRMLDRLLGEVAARHRARRRRVLYAVAASVVFAVAGSGIAMMASGAARDSGVRVTATDERSGVWAQVTTEDEAWGSDVELKIKDGAGPRSCRLIAIGVDGSEQTVTTWSVPRHDARPNTMHGGSSMHSDQIDHYEVRTSAGEHLVTLKSP, encoded by the coding sequence ATGAGGTCCCTGGAGAGGCATCGCGACGTCGGCGCGTACGCGCTCGGCGTGCTGGACGAGGCGGACGCCTTCCGCTTCGAGGACCACCTCATGGAGTGCCCCCGCTGTGCGGCACACGTGACGGAGTTCGGGCCCATCACCCGCCAGATGATGCTCTACCGGCGGGCGACCCCACGTGTCGTCCATCCCATGGCCCAGCCGGGCCCCCGGATGCTGGACCGGCTGCTCGGCGAGGTCGCGGCCCGGCACCGGGCACGGCGTCGGCGCGTGCTGTACGCGGTGGCCGCGTCGGTGGTGTTCGCGGTGGCAGGGTCCGGGATCGCGATGATGGCGAGCGGCGCCGCCCGGGACAGCGGCGTGCGGGTGACCGCGACCGACGAGCGGTCGGGCGTCTGGGCGCAGGTCACCACCGAGGACGAGGCCTGGGGCAGCGACGTGGAGCTGAAGATCAAGGACGGTGCGGGGCCCCGCTCCTGCCGCCTGATCGCCATCGGCGTGGACGGCTCGGAACAGACCGTGACCACCTGGAGCGTCCCTCGCCACGACGCCAGGCCGAACACCATGCACGGCGGCTCGTCCATGCACAGCGACCAGATCGACCACTACGAGGTGCGCACCAGCGCCGGGGAGCACCTGGTGACGCTCAAGTCCCCCTGA
- a CDS encoding Fpg/Nei family DNA glycosylase has product MPELPEVEALKDFLTEHVVGHEIVRALPVAISVLKTYDPPLTAVEGHEVTAVHRYGKFLDLVTDGGPHLVTHLARAGWLHWKDKLPDGPPRPGKGPLALRVALETGAGFDLTEAGTQKRLAVYVVQDPQEVPGVARLGPDPLADDFDEARLAALLKGERRQLKGALRDQSLIAGVGNAYSDEILHAAKMSPFKPTSSLTPEETTRLYETLRTTLTEAIERSRGVAAGRLKSEKKSGLRVHGRTGEPCPVCGETIREVSFSDSSLQYCPTCQTGGKPLADRRLSRLLK; this is encoded by the coding sequence ATGCCGGAACTTCCCGAGGTCGAAGCGCTCAAGGACTTCCTGACCGAGCACGTGGTCGGCCACGAGATCGTCCGGGCGCTGCCCGTCGCGATCAGCGTCCTGAAGACCTACGACCCTCCGCTCACCGCGGTCGAGGGCCACGAGGTCACCGCCGTGCACCGGTACGGCAAGTTCCTCGACCTCGTCACCGACGGCGGCCCGCACCTCGTCACCCACCTGGCCCGCGCGGGCTGGCTGCACTGGAAGGACAAGCTCCCGGACGGCCCGCCCCGCCCCGGCAAAGGCCCCCTGGCCCTGCGTGTCGCCCTGGAGACCGGTGCCGGCTTCGACCTGACCGAGGCGGGCACCCAGAAGCGCCTCGCGGTGTACGTCGTCCAGGACCCGCAGGAGGTACCCGGGGTGGCCCGCCTCGGCCCGGACCCGCTCGCCGACGACTTCGACGAGGCCCGCCTCGCCGCGCTGCTGAAGGGCGAGCGGCGTCAGCTCAAGGGCGCGCTGCGCGACCAGAGTCTGATCGCCGGCGTCGGCAACGCGTACAGCGACGAGATCCTGCACGCGGCGAAGATGTCCCCCTTCAAACCGACCTCCTCGCTCACCCCGGAGGAGACCACGAGGCTGTACGAGACCCTGCGAACCACACTCACCGAGGCGATCGAGCGTTCCCGCGGGGTGGCGGCCGGCCGCCTGAAGTCCGAGAAGAAGAGCGGCCTGCGCGTCCACGGCCGCACCGGTGAGCCCTGCCCGGTGTGTGGCGAGACCATCCGCGAGGTCTCCTTCAGCGACTCCTCGCTCCAGTACTGCCCCACCTGTCAGACCGGCGGCAAACCGCTTGCCGACCGCCGGCTGTCCAGACTGCTGAAGTAG
- a CDS encoding SpoIIE family protein phosphatase, whose translation MVDRGASALSLPDDWPAHPDPILALNRMGSFDWDLDTGLFHMDAQAHEVFDLRPDEYDGFPASLLIRVPRAEAHRIDTVVAQAMKDGSENYGAYFRLRCRDGSLRWTHTQGYIRRDPTGRPRRIVGIVREATQELSELEARRDRAAQDEARRHRTSVVQLATAALAHARTVDDVIDVLRDTHGLTHLGATSLVFGLVEAGRIRLVAEGPEGSFVPGADITRIDEPYPMSEVVRTLSPRFIESPEEFAERYPILWPHLAGLNITAAAYLPLIAEARPIGAMGLLYSDRRGFSPEDRNVLVALGSSIAQSLQRAMLFEQEKDLATGLQQAMLPRTIPSVPGADLAVRYRAATAGGSPGRDIGGDWYDLIPLPGGRVGAVIGDVQGHDTHAAAVMGQLRIVLRAYAAEGHPPATVMARASVFLHELDTDRFATCLYAEADLATGVVQVVRAGHIDPLIRHSDGSCRRVPVEGGLPLGLSAEFQRLEYPVATVELDPGHTLLLCTDGLVEQPGADLDDGMRTLAALIATGPQDVQQLADRLIDVVEDRRGDDDVALLLLRRRGLETPRSGGRLRQHVAPGDPEALAEARHMVRAAVAAWGARDRSDEIELVADELITNALMHTEGSAIVTLRAYTGSDRRLRVEVEDSSSALPRRREAGESGVSGRGLLLVDLLTDVWGVEARGGGKCVWCEFVMPEQS comes from the coding sequence ATGGTTGATCGGGGAGCGAGCGCCCTGTCACTCCCGGACGACTGGCCCGCCCACCCGGATCCGATCCTGGCGCTCAACCGCATGGGCAGTTTCGACTGGGATCTGGACACGGGTCTGTTCCACATGGACGCCCAGGCCCACGAGGTCTTCGACCTGCGCCCCGACGAATACGACGGCTTCCCCGCCTCCCTCCTGATCCGGGTCCCGCGCGCGGAGGCCCACCGAATCGACACCGTGGTCGCGCAGGCCATGAAGGACGGCAGCGAGAACTACGGCGCCTACTTCCGGCTCCGCTGCCGGGACGGCTCCCTGCGCTGGACCCACACCCAGGGCTACATCCGGCGGGACCCGACGGGCCGTCCGCGCCGCATCGTCGGCATCGTCCGGGAAGCGACCCAGGAGCTCAGCGAGCTCGAGGCCCGCCGCGACCGGGCAGCCCAGGACGAGGCGCGGCGCCACCGGACCAGCGTGGTGCAGCTGGCCACCGCCGCACTGGCGCACGCCCGCACGGTCGACGACGTGATCGACGTCCTCAGGGACACCCACGGACTCACCCACCTCGGCGCCACCAGCCTGGTCTTCGGACTGGTCGAGGCCGGCCGGATCCGTCTGGTGGCCGAGGGCCCCGAGGGCAGCTTCGTCCCCGGCGCCGACATCACCCGGATCGACGAGCCGTACCCGATGAGCGAGGTCGTCCGCACCCTCAGCCCCCGCTTCATCGAGTCGCCGGAGGAGTTCGCCGAGCGCTATCCGATCCTCTGGCCGCACCTCGCCGGCCTGAACATCACCGCGGCCGCCTATCTGCCGCTCATCGCCGAGGCCCGCCCGATCGGTGCCATGGGCCTGCTCTACAGCGACCGGCGCGGCTTCTCGCCGGAGGACCGCAACGTCCTCGTCGCCCTCGGCAGCAGCATCGCCCAGAGCCTGCAACGAGCCATGCTCTTCGAGCAGGAGAAGGACCTCGCCACCGGCCTCCAGCAGGCCATGCTGCCGCGCACCATCCCCAGCGTCCCCGGCGCCGACCTGGCCGTCCGCTACCGCGCCGCGACCGCCGGAGGATCACCTGGCCGGGACATCGGCGGCGACTGGTACGACCTCATCCCGCTGCCGGGCGGCCGCGTCGGCGCCGTCATCGGTGACGTCCAGGGCCACGACACGCACGCCGCCGCCGTCATGGGCCAGCTGCGCATCGTCCTCAGGGCCTACGCCGCCGAGGGCCACCCCCCGGCCACCGTGATGGCCCGCGCCTCGGTCTTCCTGCACGAACTCGACACGGACCGCTTCGCGACCTGCCTGTACGCCGAGGCCGACCTGGCCACCGGCGTGGTCCAGGTGGTCCGGGCCGGCCACATCGACCCGCTGATCCGGCATTCCGACGGCAGTTGCCGCCGTGTCCCGGTCGAGGGCGGTCTGCCTCTGGGCCTGTCCGCGGAGTTCCAACGCCTCGAATACCCGGTGGCCACCGTCGAACTCGACCCCGGCCACACCCTGCTGCTGTGCACCGACGGCCTCGTCGAACAGCCCGGCGCCGACCTGGACGACGGCATGCGGACCCTCGCGGCCCTCATCGCCACCGGACCGCAGGACGTCCAGCAACTCGCCGACCGGCTCATCGACGTGGTCGAGGACCGCCGCGGCGACGACGACGTCGCCCTGCTCCTACTGCGCCGCCGCGGCCTGGAAACGCCCCGGTCCGGCGGTCGGCTCCGGCAGCATGTGGCGCCCGGCGACCCCGAGGCGCTGGCCGAGGCCCGGCACATGGTCCGCGCGGCCGTCGCCGCCTGGGGCGCCCGTGACCGGTCCGACGAGATCGAACTCGTCGCCGACGAACTGATCACCAACGCCCTGATGCACACCGAGGGTTCGGCGATCGTCACCCTCAGGGCCTATACCGGCAGCGACCGCCGTCTGCGCGTCGAGGTCGAGGACTCCTCCAGCGCCCTGCCCCGCCGCCGCGAGGCGGGCGAGTCGGGTGTCTCCGGCCGGGGGCTGCTCCTCGTCGACCTGCTCACCGACGTGTGGGGTGTGGAGGCGCGCGGCGGCGGCAAATGCGTGTGGTGCGAGTTCGTGATGCCGGAGCAGAGCTGA
- a CDS encoding lipase maturation factor family protein: MDWFTAPEYWMSRLVFQRALAGVYLVAFLTAALQFRALIGERGMLPVPRYLERVPFRRAPALFHLHYSDRFFAASAWAGCAVSAALLAGLDSRLPLGASMALWALPWALYLSIVNVGQTWYGFGWESLLLEVGFLSIFLGNDEVAPPVVVLFLLRWILFRVEFGAGLIKMRGDACWRKLTCLDFHHETQPMPGPLSWFFHRLPRPLHRVEVAANHVTQLVVPVLLFTPQPIATAAASLMVLTQLWLVLSGNFSWLNWITIVLALSAVEFPGDPPSVAGPPVWYEVVVLAVAALLVGLSYQPVRNMLSRRQVMNRSFDPLHLVNTYGAFGSVSRIRYEVVVEGTADDAPREDSDWREYEFKGKPGDPRHWPRQFAPYHLRLDWMMWFAALSPAYAGTWFGALVERLLENDRDTLKLLRRSPFPSDAPPRYVRARLFRYRYTTWRELRETGACWERTYVREYLPPTRLTGVSHRS; the protein is encoded by the coding sequence GTGGACTGGTTCACCGCACCGGAGTACTGGATGAGTCGGCTGGTCTTCCAGCGGGCTCTGGCCGGGGTGTACCTCGTGGCGTTCCTGACGGCGGCCCTGCAGTTCCGGGCGCTGATCGGGGAGCGCGGGATGCTGCCGGTGCCCCGGTATCTGGAGCGGGTGCCGTTCAGGCGGGCTCCGGCGCTCTTCCACCTGCACTACTCGGACCGCTTCTTCGCCGCCTCGGCCTGGGCGGGCTGCGCGGTGTCGGCGGCGCTGCTGGCGGGTCTGGACTCCCGGCTGCCGTTGGGGGCCTCGATGGCGCTGTGGGCGCTCCCCTGGGCGCTGTACCTGTCGATCGTCAACGTCGGGCAGACCTGGTACGGCTTCGGGTGGGAGTCCCTGCTTCTGGAGGTCGGCTTCCTCTCCATTTTCCTCGGCAACGACGAGGTGGCCCCGCCGGTCGTCGTGCTGTTCCTGCTGCGCTGGATCCTGTTCCGGGTGGAGTTCGGCGCGGGTCTGATCAAGATGCGCGGTGACGCGTGCTGGCGGAAGCTGACGTGCCTCGACTTCCACCACGAGACACAGCCGATGCCAGGGCCGTTGAGCTGGTTCTTCCACCGACTGCCCCGTCCCCTGCACCGGGTGGAGGTGGCCGCGAACCATGTCACCCAACTCGTCGTGCCCGTGCTGCTGTTCACCCCGCAGCCGATCGCCACGGCGGCGGCCTCGCTGATGGTCCTGACGCAGCTGTGGCTGGTGCTGTCGGGCAACTTCTCGTGGCTGAACTGGATCACCATCGTGCTGGCGCTGTCGGCGGTGGAGTTCCCCGGCGATCCGCCGTCGGTGGCGGGGCCGCCCGTCTGGTACGAGGTGGTGGTACTCGCCGTCGCCGCGCTACTGGTGGGCCTGAGCTACCAGCCGGTCCGCAACATGCTCTCCCGGCGCCAGGTCATGAACCGCTCCTTCGACCCGCTCCATCTGGTCAACACCTACGGGGCGTTCGGCAGCGTCAGCCGGATCCGCTACGAGGTGGTCGTCGAGGGCACGGCGGACGACGCACCGCGCGAGGACTCCGACTGGCGGGAGTACGAGTTCAAGGGCAAGCCGGGCGATCCCCGGCACTGGCCGCGCCAGTTCGCGCCGTACCATCTGCGGCTCGACTGGATGATGTGGTTCGCCGCGCTGTCGCCCGCCTACGCCGGGACCTGGTTCGGGGCCTTGGTGGAACGGCTGCTGGAGAACGACCGCGACACCCTGAAGCTGCTGCGCCGCTCCCCGTTCCCGTCCGACGCCCCGCCCCGCTATGTCCGCGCCCGCCTCTTCCGCTACCGCTACACGACCTGGCGTGAGCTGCGGGAGACGGGCGCGTGCTGGGAGCGGACGTACGTACGCGAGTACCTGCCGCCGACCCGGCTGACGGGGGTGTCCCACAGGTCGTAG
- a CDS encoding amidohydrolase family protein, producing the protein MTVDAHHHVWDLSVRDQDWIEEHSPLRRDFTVADLRPEAGAAGVDRTVLVQTVTVAEETPEFLALAADHELIAGVVGWTDLTRPDVADELARLRELPGGQYLKGIRHQVQGEPDPEWLLRADVRRGLAAVADAGLVYDLVVLPHQLPACAKAAAALPELTFVLDHLGKPPIASGALEPWAGDVRALAALPNTVCKLSGMVTEADADSWTVADLRPYAEVVLHAFGPDRLMFGSDWPVCTLAATYGDVLDAAARLTDPADRTRIFETTATRVYGL; encoded by the coding sequence GTGACCGTGGACGCGCACCACCATGTGTGGGACCTGTCCGTACGGGACCAGGACTGGATCGAGGAACACAGCCCGCTGCGACGCGATTTCACGGTGGCGGACCTTCGGCCCGAGGCCGGTGCGGCTGGAGTCGACCGCACCGTCCTCGTCCAGACCGTCACGGTCGCCGAGGAGACCCCGGAGTTCCTCGCTCTCGCGGCCGACCACGAGCTGATCGCGGGTGTCGTCGGCTGGACCGACCTCACCCGGCCCGACGTCGCCGACGAGCTGGCCCGGCTGCGGGAACTCCCCGGCGGGCAGTACCTCAAGGGCATCCGGCATCAGGTCCAGGGTGAGCCGGACCCGGAGTGGCTGCTGCGGGCGGACGTACGGCGCGGGCTCGCGGCCGTCGCCGACGCCGGGCTCGTCTATGACCTCGTGGTGCTGCCCCACCAGCTCCCGGCCTGCGCCAAGGCGGCGGCCGCCCTGCCCGAACTCACCTTCGTCCTGGACCACTTGGGCAAACCGCCCATCGCCTCCGGCGCCCTCGAACCCTGGGCGGGTGACGTCCGCGCCCTCGCCGCCCTGCCGAACACCGTCTGCAAGCTCTCCGGCATGGTCACCGAGGCGGACGCCGACTCGTGGACCGTCGCCGACCTGCGCCCGTACGCCGAGGTGGTGTTGCACGCCTTCGGTCCCGACCGGCTGATGTTCGGCTCGGACTGGCCGGTGTGCACGCTCGCGGCGACCTACGGCGACGTGCTGGACGCGGCAGCCCGGTTGACCGACCCCGCCGACCGCACCCGGATCTTCGAGACCACCGCCACCCGCGTCTACGGCCTCTGA
- a CDS encoding L-rhamnose mutarotase has protein sequence MRVALHTKVRADRIDEYESAHREVPVELTDAIRAAGATSWTIWRSGTDLFHVLECEDYARLLAELEKLPVNVAWQTRMGRLLDVVHDYSGEGADAGLPVVWELP, from the coding sequence ATGAGAGTCGCCCTGCACACGAAGGTCCGCGCCGACCGGATCGACGAGTACGAGTCCGCCCACCGCGAGGTCCCGGTCGAACTGACCGACGCGATCCGCGCCGCCGGAGCCACCTCCTGGACCATCTGGCGCAGCGGCACCGATCTCTTCCACGTCCTGGAGTGCGAGGACTACGCCCGCCTCCTGGCCGAACTGGAGAAACTCCCGGTCAACGTCGCCTGGCAGACCCGCATGGGCCGGCTGCTGGACGTGGTGCACGACTACTCCGGCGAGGGTGCCGACGCCGGTCTGCCCGTGGTGTGGGAGCTGCCGTGA
- a CDS encoding aldo/keto reductase, whose protein sequence is MSTLGRSGVEVSALAFGAAAIGNLFTEVGEEQAHEAVTAAWQRGVRYFDTAPHYGLGLSERRLGAALRAYPRARYTVSTKVGRRLEPSSAPGDDLANGFAVPATHRRVWDFTADGVRRTLEASLERLGLDRVDLVYLHDPDDHAEQAFREGYPALEKLRSDGVVGAIGVGMNQAGMLTRFVRDTDVDVVLCAGRYTLLDQHALAELLPAAVARGTSVVIGGAFNSGLLADPRPGATYNYAQAPAELLDRALRLKSVADRHGTTLRAAALAFCAAPAAVASVLVGVRSAAEVHDCADQFAAQVPTAFWQELRDTGLLPADAPVLTGEPS, encoded by the coding sequence GTGAGCACGCTCGGCCGAAGCGGCGTCGAGGTCAGCGCCCTGGCCTTCGGCGCCGCCGCCATAGGCAACCTCTTCACCGAGGTCGGCGAGGAGCAGGCGCACGAGGCCGTGACCGCCGCCTGGCAACGCGGGGTGCGCTACTTCGACACCGCCCCGCACTACGGCCTCGGCCTGTCCGAACGCCGGCTCGGAGCGGCCCTGCGCGCGTACCCCCGCGCGCGGTACACGGTCTCGACGAAGGTGGGCCGCCGTCTGGAACCGTCGTCGGCACCGGGCGACGACCTCGCCAACGGCTTCGCGGTCCCCGCCACCCACCGCCGCGTCTGGGACTTCACCGCCGACGGCGTACGACGCACCCTGGAGGCGAGCCTGGAGCGGCTCGGCCTCGACCGCGTCGACCTCGTCTACCTGCACGACCCGGACGACCACGCCGAACAGGCCTTCCGGGAGGGCTATCCGGCCCTGGAGAAGCTCCGTTCGGACGGTGTGGTCGGCGCGATCGGCGTGGGCATGAACCAGGCCGGGATGCTCACCCGCTTCGTCCGTGATACGGACGTCGACGTGGTGCTGTGCGCCGGCCGCTACACCCTGCTCGACCAGCACGCGCTCGCCGAACTGCTCCCGGCCGCCGTGGCACGCGGCACCTCCGTCGTCATCGGCGGCGCCTTCAACTCCGGGCTCCTGGCGGACCCCAGGCCCGGGGCGACGTACAACTACGCCCAGGCGCCGGCCGAGTTGCTGGACCGGGCCCTGCGCCTGAAATCCGTCGCCGATCGCCACGGCACCACCCTGAGGGCCGCCGCGCTGGCCTTCTGCGCCGCCCCCGCGGCGGTCGCGAGCGTCCTGGTCGGCGTCCGGTCGGCGGCCGAGGTCCACGACTGCGCCGACCAGTTCGCGGCCCAGGTGCCCACCGCCTTCTGGCAGGAACTGCGCGACACCGGCCTCCTGCCCGCCGACGCCCCCGTCCTCACCGGAGAACCGTCATGA
- a CDS encoding SDR family oxidoreductase, whose protein sequence is MSDFEGLKALVTGGASGIGRATAELLAARGAQVAVLDLDPSSVDKPLFAHRADVTDDASVRAAVTAAVADLGGLDVVVNNAGIGAQGTVEDNDDEEWHRVLDVNVVGMVRVARAALPHLRESTHAAIVNTCSIAATAGLPQRALYSATKGAVYSLTLAMAADHVREGIRVNCVNPGTADTPWIGRLLSKAADPAAERAALEARQPSGRLVSADEVASAIAYLASPLSGATTGTSLAVDGGMQGLRLRPAGQ, encoded by the coding sequence ATGAGCGACTTCGAGGGCCTCAAGGCCCTGGTGACGGGCGGTGCCTCCGGCATCGGCCGGGCGACGGCCGAACTCCTGGCCGCCCGTGGCGCCCAGGTCGCCGTTCTCGACCTGGATCCGTCGTCGGTCGACAAGCCGCTGTTCGCCCACCGCGCCGACGTCACCGACGACGCCTCCGTACGGGCGGCGGTGACGGCAGCCGTCGCCGACCTCGGCGGACTGGACGTCGTGGTCAACAACGCGGGCATCGGCGCCCAGGGCACCGTCGAGGACAACGACGACGAGGAGTGGCACCGGGTCCTGGACGTCAACGTCGTCGGCATGGTCCGGGTGGCCCGTGCCGCCCTGCCCCACCTGCGGGAATCCACGCACGCGGCGATCGTCAACACGTGCTCCATCGCGGCCACCGCGGGTTTGCCGCAGCGGGCGCTGTACAGCGCGACCAAGGGCGCCGTGTACTCCCTCACCCTCGCGATGGCCGCCGACCACGTCCGCGAGGGCATCCGCGTCAACTGCGTCAACCCCGGCACGGCGGACACCCCGTGGATCGGCCGTCTGCTGTCCAAGGCCGCCGACCCGGCCGCCGAACGCGCCGCCCTGGAGGCCCGCCAGCCCTCCGGCCGCCTGGTGAGCGCCGACGAGGTCGCGAGCGCGATCGCCTACCTGGCGAGTCCGCTGTCCGGCGCCACCACCGGTACGTCGCTCGCCGTGGACGGTGGTATGCAGGGCCTGCGGCTGCGGCCGGCCGGCCAGTGA
- a CDS encoding L-fuconate dehydratase, producing the protein MSPTPVRITAVDTYDIRFPTSRELDGSDAMNPDPDYSAAYVVLRTDSEDADGGPQGHGFTFTIGRGNDVQVAAIQALRHHVIGRSVDELCADPGSLFRDLIGDSQLRWLGPEKGVMHMAIGAVTNAVWDLAAKRADKPLWRLLAEADPEWLVSQVDFRYLTDALTPEEALELLRRGREGAAERTRDLLATGFPAYTTSPGWLGYSDEKLTRLAAQAVAEGFRQIKLKVGADLDDDVRRCRVARHVVGPDIRMAIDANQRWDVAEAIRWTKALAEFDPYWVEEPTSPDDILGHAAIRQAVAPVKVATGEHVQNRVVFKQLLQAGAVDVVQIDAARVAGVNENLAVLLLAAKFGVPVCPHAGGVGLCELVQHLSMFDYVSLSGTTEDRVIEYVDHLHDHFLDPVVIREGHYTAPTTPGFSAAMRPESLARYTFPDGAFWAADLKTQQNADNASGSTPGNTPGKTPDKKGQAA; encoded by the coding sequence GTGTCCCCGACGCCCGTCCGTATCACCGCGGTCGACACCTACGACATCCGTTTCCCCACCTCGCGCGAGCTCGACGGCTCCGACGCGATGAATCCCGACCCCGACTACTCGGCGGCGTACGTCGTGCTGCGCACGGACAGCGAGGACGCGGACGGCGGGCCGCAGGGGCACGGCTTCACCTTCACCATCGGGCGGGGCAACGACGTTCAGGTCGCCGCGATCCAGGCACTGCGCCACCACGTGATCGGACGGTCCGTCGACGAGCTGTGTGCCGACCCGGGGTCGCTGTTCCGGGACCTGATCGGGGACAGCCAGCTACGGTGGCTCGGCCCTGAGAAGGGCGTGATGCACATGGCGATCGGCGCGGTCACCAACGCCGTGTGGGACCTGGCGGCCAAGCGTGCCGACAAGCCGCTGTGGCGGCTCCTCGCCGAGGCCGACCCCGAATGGCTGGTCAGCCAGGTCGACTTCCGCTACCTCACCGACGCCCTCACGCCCGAGGAGGCGCTGGAACTGCTGCGCAGAGGCCGGGAAGGCGCCGCCGAGCGCACCAGGGACCTGCTCGCCACCGGCTTCCCCGCCTACACCACCTCCCCGGGCTGGCTCGGCTACAGCGACGAGAAACTCACCCGCCTCGCCGCCCAGGCCGTGGCCGAGGGCTTCCGGCAGATCAAACTGAAGGTCGGCGCGGACCTCGACGACGACGTACGGCGCTGCCGGGTCGCCCGCCATGTCGTCGGCCCCGACATCCGCATGGCGATCGACGCCAACCAGCGCTGGGACGTCGCCGAGGCGATCCGCTGGACCAAAGCACTCGCCGAGTTCGACCCGTACTGGGTCGAGGAGCCCACCAGCCCCGACGACATCCTGGGCCACGCCGCCATCCGCCAGGCCGTGGCACCGGTCAAGGTCGCCACCGGCGAGCACGTGCAGAACCGGGTCGTCTTCAAGCAGCTCCTCCAGGCCGGCGCCGTCGACGTCGTCCAGATCGACGCGGCGCGGGTCGCGGGCGTCAACGAGAACCTCGCGGTCCTGCTGCTCGCGGCCAAGTTCGGCGTGCCGGTCTGCCCGCACGCGGGCGGTGTCGGCCTGTGCGAACTCGTCCAGCATCTGTCGATGTTCGACTACGTGTCGCTGTCCGGCACCACCGAGGACCGTGTGATCGAGTACGTGGACCATCTGCACGACCACTTCCTCGACCCGGTGGTGATCCGCGAGGGTCACTACACGGCACCCACCACTCCGGGTTTCTCGGCCGCCATGCGACCGGAGTCCCTGGCGCGGTACACCTTCCCCGACGGCGCCTTCTGGGCGGCCGACCTCAAGACGCAGCAGAACGCGGACAACGCCTCCGGCAGCACCCCCGGCAACACCCCCGGCAAGACCCCCGACAAGAAGGGACAGGCGGCATGA